In Sphingobacterium thalpophilum, a genomic segment contains:
- a CDS encoding STM3941 family protein translates to MNETIIEFDNKKRLKLALFGLLLTIAALAFAYYIFFVAEKIRIFPEALMLTLGGLGCYCLIGGVKSLFVKDRTGLILNANGIRYHGTPVGIKAGTVKWTAIQSVSTGMAHGVHFVFLKLHHPENYMQQFSPQVQQHVLENGIAVSADQLSLDFNTLKKLIDEYYERYNGITKRKNLNPLIVQRLDE, encoded by the coding sequence ATGAATGAGACTATCATAGAATTCGATAACAAAAAACGTCTGAAATTGGCGCTATTTGGCTTACTGTTGACGATAGCGGCTTTGGCATTTGCTTACTATATTTTCTTTGTCGCTGAAAAAATAAGAATTTTCCCTGAAGCATTGATGTTGACCTTAGGGGGCTTAGGATGTTATTGTCTAATTGGCGGAGTAAAAAGCCTATTTGTTAAAGATCGGACTGGCCTAATATTGAACGCAAATGGCATTCGATATCATGGTACGCCAGTAGGAATAAAGGCTGGGACTGTAAAATGGACTGCTATTCAATCTGTCTCGACAGGAATGGCCCATGGTGTCCATTTTGTTTTTTTGAAGCTACACCATCCCGAAAATTATATGCAGCAGTTCTCTCCACAAGTACAACAACATGTACTCGAAAATGGAATAGCCGTTTCGGCAGATCAATTGTCGCTTGATTTCAATACACTCAAAAAATTGATAGATGAGTATTATGAGCGGTATAATGGAATAACAAAAAGAAAAAATTTAAATCCCCTCATTGTCCAAAGGCTCGACGAATAA
- a CDS encoding TonB-dependent receptor, translating to MKIYYKSIFTMALLMLFSIVVIGQQRQVKGRVKDKSGTPLTGVSISVNSRSLASSKSDGTFDLNLQVGNLLTFSLLGYESVTTTVPASGSLEVTMTSKDENLDEVIVYGYGKVQKKDLTGSIANIQNSELVQAQATNVTEALNGRVSGVLVTKTNNRPGADMSVQIRGTNSFNYSNEPLYVIDGIPSYSGMRHLNAADIESIDILKDASSSAIYGSRGANGVVIITTKAAGKKQGFQLEYAGSLNLKTPARIPDMIGNMGNGLEYVNYKIALWKKKYGESSLGRSDFLTTDEKRRIKYGEYYDWLREVTSNSLGNTQYLSANGQSEKSNYAFSAGYNNDVGLVGNENFKRYTVNMGLQHRISERFKVGMNNYFSFNRTNHGADDALINAYFIPPIASPYGKDGNYAFEVQPTSSKINPFVQIENNKKVTEANFINLAGFTEFKPLQELTFKSQFAIQLDNDIYGEWIGRYTQAKSGVNAPDAFRRESKNLNYVWDNTLTYDKNWADIHKINVVGLFSMQKETHQGSQMRGVGMPFDSDWHAIQSADEITDVSSYYWEAAMLSYMMRFNYGYKDRYLLTLTGRRDGTSRLAPQNRWGFMPSAAIAWRISNEEFMKEQHLFNDLKLRLSWGKSGNNNMDYNVVNSVLDLSKYVINGKGQNGYGIGGTKGNPALTWEMTSEWNLGLDFALLNNRLSGTIDIYDRTTKDLIFRQSVAGLNGFTSILRNVGTTGNRGIELNLKSVNIQHANFSWKTNVVFSLNRNRIKDIFGDGKDDLANRWFIGQPIRVIYDFERLGIWQDEEKEMATKYGQAPGHIKVADRNGDGVLDERDYKVLGTPSPDYTFGLTNTFSYKSFDLTAYVYGRIGGLYNDDFTYTFTAWDNEHWNKLNVAYWTPENRSNSYPQIGAQSYYTQVLGKVSGTFVKVQNITLGYTLPAALTKRLKSKSFRAYASVINPFTFTKYLGPDPEIIGENLYTQLSIYPRIFNVGVNVSF from the coding sequence ATGAAAATTTACTATAAATCTATTTTCACTATGGCGTTGCTTATGCTGTTTTCCATTGTTGTTATTGGACAGCAGCGTCAAGTGAAAGGTCGGGTGAAAGACAAGTCTGGAACTCCTTTGACAGGAGTATCTATTTCAGTTAATTCAAGATCGCTGGCTTCAAGTAAGTCTGATGGAACCTTTGATTTGAACCTTCAAGTGGGCAATTTGTTGACCTTTAGTTTATTGGGCTACGAATCGGTTACTACGACTGTTCCTGCTAGTGGAAGTCTGGAAGTAACGATGACGAGTAAGGACGAAAACCTCGATGAAGTTATTGTTTATGGTTATGGAAAAGTGCAAAAAAAGGATTTGACAGGTTCGATTGCCAATATTCAGAATTCAGAATTGGTTCAAGCTCAAGCGACCAATGTAACCGAAGCGCTGAATGGTAGGGTGAGTGGGGTTTTGGTTACCAAAACCAACAATAGACCTGGAGCCGATATGAGTGTTCAAATCAGGGGAACGAATTCATTCAATTATTCCAATGAGCCCCTTTATGTCATTGATGGTATTCCATCCTATTCAGGGATGAGACACCTAAATGCCGCAGATATTGAGTCTATCGATATCTTAAAGGATGCATCTTCATCTGCCATTTACGGTTCCAGAGGAGCTAATGGAGTGGTGATTATTACGACGAAGGCAGCGGGAAAAAAACAGGGTTTTCAATTAGAATACGCGGGCTCGCTCAATCTTAAAACACCAGCTCGTATTCCTGATATGATCGGCAATATGGGGAACGGACTTGAATACGTAAATTATAAAATTGCGCTTTGGAAAAAGAAATATGGTGAAAGCTCATTAGGCCGCTCTGATTTCCTAACCACGGATGAAAAACGTCGTATTAAATATGGTGAATATTATGATTGGCTACGCGAAGTGACCTCAAATAGCTTAGGAAATACACAATACCTCAGTGCCAACGGACAATCCGAAAAGAGCAATTATGCTTTTTCTGCAGGGTATAATAATGACGTTGGACTTGTCGGTAATGAAAATTTTAAGCGTTACACGGTCAATATGGGGCTACAGCATCGTATTTCAGAACGCTTTAAAGTCGGGATGAACAACTATTTTTCTTTTAATAGAACCAATCATGGGGCTGACGACGCACTTATCAATGCTTATTTCATCCCGCCGATTGCAAGTCCGTATGGCAAAGATGGAAACTATGCATTCGAAGTACAGCCCACATCAAGTAAAATAAACCCCTTTGTTCAAATTGAGAACAATAAGAAAGTTACAGAAGCTAACTTTATCAATCTAGCTGGATTTACGGAATTCAAACCTTTACAGGAGCTGACATTTAAGTCGCAATTTGCGATCCAGCTGGATAATGATATATATGGGGAATGGATTGGTCGATATACGCAGGCCAAAAGCGGTGTCAATGCACCGGATGCCTTCCGTCGGGAAAGCAAAAATCTAAATTATGTTTGGGATAATACCTTAACCTATGATAAAAACTGGGCTGATATACATAAAATTAACGTCGTCGGTTTATTTAGTATGCAGAAAGAAACTCATCAGGGATCACAGATGCGTGGTGTAGGTATGCCTTTTGATTCAGATTGGCATGCAATCCAATCAGCAGACGAAATTACCGATGTTTCAAGCTACTATTGGGAGGCAGCCATGTTATCCTATATGATGCGCTTTAATTACGGGTATAAAGATCGTTACCTCTTGACACTGACAGGGCGTAGGGATGGAACCTCACGGTTAGCACCGCAGAATAGGTGGGGATTTATGCCTTCTGCGGCGATAGCTTGGCGTATATCCAATGAAGAGTTTATGAAAGAACAACACCTTTTTAACGATCTAAAATTACGGCTGAGCTGGGGTAAGAGTGGCAACAATAATATGGACTACAATGTGGTCAATAGCGTATTGGATCTTTCTAAATATGTGATCAATGGCAAAGGACAAAATGGTTATGGCATCGGCGGCACAAAAGGTAATCCGGCCCTCACCTGGGAGATGACTTCAGAATGGAATCTTGGACTGGATTTTGCGTTGCTGAACAATCGTCTATCTGGGACAATAGATATCTATGACCGGACGACCAAAGATTTGATTTTCAGACAATCTGTGGCCGGTCTCAACGGTTTTACTTCTATACTCCGTAATGTCGGAACAACTGGTAACAGGGGAATAGAGCTCAATCTGAAAAGTGTCAACATTCAACATGCCAATTTCTCATGGAAAACAAATGTTGTCTTTTCGCTTAATCGGAACCGTATCAAAGATATTTTTGGCGATGGAAAAGATGACCTGGCTAATAGGTGGTTTATTGGTCAACCTATTCGGGTTATTTACGATTTCGAACGTTTGGGAATCTGGCAAGACGAAGAGAAAGAAATGGCAACCAAATACGGGCAGGCCCCAGGGCATATCAAAGTTGCGGATCGCAATGGAGACGGTGTTCTGGACGAGCGTGACTACAAGGTACTCGGCACACCTTCCCCTGACTATACCTTTGGCTTGACCAATACCTTTAGCTACAAGAGTTTTGATCTTACAGCCTATGTGTATGGACGAATTGGAGGTTTATACAACGATGATTTCACCTATACGTTCACCGCTTGGGACAACGAGCACTGGAATAAATTGAATGTTGCCTATTGGACACCGGAAAACAGAAGTAATAGCTATCCACAGATCGGGGCACAGTCCTATTATACCCAAGTATTGGGAAAAGTGAGCGGAACTTTTGTAAAAGTACAGAATATTACCCTAGGGTATACACTGCCGGCCGCATTGACTAAACGGCTAAAAAGTAAATCCTTTAGGGCTTATGCATCCGTTATCAATCCATTTACATTTACAAAGTACCTGGGGCCCGATCCAGAGATTATTGGCGAAAACCTTTACACTCAACTTTCCATCTACCCTCGCATATTTAATGTTGGGGTGAATGTTTCATTTTAA
- a CDS encoding RagB/SusD family nutrient uptake outer membrane protein, which produces MKNIFKNQISLFVLGVSLFSGMTGCSSFLDVDSPSVVTDKFYDSKEGQQKLLVDLYVKSRAVFNTGEMQYFGTDLYMAITESESERMFNGYDKTFNGTAPVIGGYWNNLYKIVQESNILLTRITADIAGIDYPKMVAKGKFFRALAYYYLVETFGDVPLYLEEQKEVLKSVHRASETQIYKQLIEDLESAKGTLPFGNAELGEVNDAAIRFLLGKLYLTRAYKSYAVTTDFKDAAQNFMSISQSGQYRLLGSYASVYDENNQNNSEVIWAMQYGTDKNYVGGGNPQQQLFGFNITALEPDLFVRNQADYSAMSRQYWVIPRVHEYFDNPDVDTRYDVTFKRSFIVNNPASKDFGKLGIYFPRWNDHSGNVVGALRFYPFKNGNDYNWYPQSTALPVLTNAIDRMPIIQKFKDTKMPWGGAGTREDVIYRLSDAYLLAAEAYLGMHQNQEALNLVNELRKRAALSETAFNDQLKLSALSLDVLLDERARELMGEHDRWFDLKRTGKLIVRAKANNPLVQKYNNLNPIHLLRPIPQDEINKTEGLTQNNGYN; this is translated from the coding sequence ATGAAGAATATATTCAAAAATCAAATAAGCCTTTTCGTGCTGGGCGTTTCGCTGTTTTCTGGTATGACCGGTTGCTCCAGCTTTCTCGATGTCGATTCACCTTCGGTAGTAACCGATAAATTTTACGATAGCAAAGAAGGTCAGCAAAAGTTGCTCGTCGATTTATATGTAAAGAGTAGAGCTGTATTTAATACTGGTGAAATGCAATATTTTGGAACGGATCTCTATATGGCAATTACTGAAAGTGAATCGGAGCGGATGTTCAACGGTTATGATAAGACCTTCAATGGAACAGCGCCAGTTATAGGCGGATATTGGAACAATTTATATAAGATTGTACAAGAGTCCAATATTCTGCTAACCCGAATAACGGCAGACATTGCTGGAATAGACTATCCAAAAATGGTAGCAAAAGGTAAATTCTTCCGTGCCCTTGCATATTATTATTTAGTGGAAACATTCGGGGACGTCCCACTTTATCTGGAAGAACAGAAAGAGGTGCTGAAAAGTGTGCACCGTGCCTCCGAAACGCAGATCTATAAACAATTGATTGAAGATCTGGAAAGTGCAAAAGGGACCCTTCCATTCGGAAATGCTGAGCTAGGAGAAGTAAATGACGCTGCAATTCGATTTTTGTTGGGGAAGCTTTATCTAACGCGGGCATATAAATCTTATGCGGTGACGACAGATTTTAAAGATGCAGCACAAAATTTTATGAGTATCAGCCAATCGGGTCAATATCGCTTATTGGGATCATATGCGAGTGTGTATGACGAAAATAATCAAAATAATAGCGAAGTAATCTGGGCGATGCAATATGGCACGGACAAGAACTATGTCGGTGGGGGGAATCCACAGCAGCAGCTATTTGGCTTTAACATAACTGCATTGGAGCCTGACCTTTTTGTTCGTAATCAAGCTGACTATAGCGCTATGAGTAGGCAATATTGGGTTATACCGCGTGTTCATGAATATTTTGACAATCCCGATGTGGATACACGTTACGACGTAACCTTCAAACGTTCATTTATAGTGAATAATCCAGCAAGCAAAGATTTTGGCAAATTGGGGATCTATTTTCCACGCTGGAATGACCATTCGGGGAATGTTGTTGGAGCGTTACGTTTTTACCCCTTTAAAAATGGAAATGACTACAATTGGTATCCGCAGTCTACTGCATTGCCTGTACTGACCAATGCGATAGACCGGATGCCCATTATCCAAAAATTCAAAGATACCAAAATGCCTTGGGGTGGGGCAGGTACACGAGAAGATGTTATATACCGTCTATCGGATGCATATTTATTAGCAGCAGAGGCCTATTTGGGCATGCATCAAAATCAAGAAGCGCTCAATCTTGTCAATGAGCTCCGCAAACGCGCTGCGCTATCCGAGACTGCTTTCAACGATCAGCTCAAACTGTCGGCTCTTAGCTTGGATGTACTGCTCGATGAAAGAGCACGCGAACTTATGGGTGAGCACGATCGCTGGTTTGATCTAAAACGAACCGGTAAACTTATTGTGCGAGCGAAGGCTAACAATCCATTGGTTCAAAAATACAACAACCTAAACCCCATTCACCTATTGAGGCCTATTCCACAGGATGAAATCAATAAAACTGAAGGATTGACCCAAAATAATGGTTATAATTAA
- a CDS encoding AraC family transcriptional regulator produces the protein MSNSVDILNGKINRAAGYMEKNFMFNLSLEKFGYLTGRSLTTFKRDFSKIFNLTPQRWLTKKRLELAHYQFVEKRMKPIEVCYAVGFENLSHFSYAFKKHFGYTPTDRLASRL, from the coding sequence ATGAGCAATTCGGTTGATATTTTAAATGGCAAAATTAACCGAGCAGCAGGCTATATGGAAAAGAACTTTATGTTCAATTTATCGCTGGAAAAATTCGGTTATCTGACAGGACGAAGTTTAACCACCTTCAAAAGGGATTTTAGCAAGATTTTCAACCTCACACCGCAGCGATGGTTAACAAAAAAACGATTGGAGCTAGCACACTATCAATTTGTTGAAAAAAGAATGAAACCAATCGAAGTTTGTTACGCGGTAGGATTCGAAAATCTTTCACATTTCTCCTATGCGTTTAAAAAGCATTTTGGTTACACGCCTACCGACCGGCTAGCATCGCGACTTTGA